The following is a genomic window from Candidatus Epulonipiscium sp..
AAGAAAGAATATTTTTAGGATTTGAATCTATTGAGCTATATCGAAAGATTTATTTTTCTGTTATTCCCGTAGAATGGAAGCAAATGATGTATGAAATAATTGGAGACGAGCAAAACGATATAATAAAGTATTTGCATTATTTAACAAAGTTTAAAAGTCAAAATTAAAGGGCATTTATAGATGCCCTTTAATTTTTTATAAGATGTGTTATAATACAGAATATGGAACCAATAATCTAAGGGAGGCAGTAACTTGAACTTTGATGAGTGCTTATTTTGTAAAATTGCCAACGGAAAAATGTCTTCGGCAACAATTTTTGAAAATGGAGAGTTTAGAGTCATTTTGGATAGATTTCCAGGGAATCGGGGCCATATCCTAATTATGCCCAAGGAACACATAGAAAATATTTATGAAATGGATCCGGATAAGGGAGGAAGACTATTTGCCTTAGCTATCCATATAGCAAAAGCATTAAAAAAAGAACTTAATATGGAGGGGCTAAATATTGTACAAAACAATGGAAAATTGGCAGGACAAACAATATTTCACTTTCACCTTCATATAATTCCTAGATATAAAGGCGATACAGTTAATATCGGATGGAAAGCAACGGAGCCTACAGAAAAGGAACTAGATAATTTAGCCGAAATCATATATAAATCCTTATAGGAGGCTTTTTAAAGAGAAATATAATAATAAGGGCATATATGGAAGGTTTCAAGGGTTTTCCCTATGAAAATGAAAACAGGTTTATTTCTTCATCCATCTGTTCCCTATTTTTTGTTTGATATACTTTTTAAACCCTCTTGAAAAAGTATTGTTATTATGTTATCTTTAAAGTATAATCTATTGAGCATACTATGTGTAAGGGCAGGCATGGAAACCTGCCCTACATATATAATATACTTTATAATAGGATATAAAAAATTGCAGGGTGATATAATGATAAAAATAGACATAGTAGACCAGGAAATCATAAAAGATTCCAATCGTAAAAAGATAGTGCAGCTTTTATATAAAAAAAAGGAACTTACCAAGCAAGATATTTCTAAGGAACTAGAAATAAGTATTCCAACCGTTACCAGCAATATAAATGCCTTAATTAAAGAAGGTATTGTTGAAGAAGCTGGGATGGCAGAATCTACAGGGGGGAGGAAGCCAATTATTATAAGATTTCTTCCTAATTCCAGATATGCCTTTGGAGTTGACTTTTCCTTAGAGATAATTCGTATAGCCTTAACAAACTTGAATTCAGAAATTATATATGAAACATCCATGGATATTAAGGGATTTTATAATATTGATGAAGCAATTAGAAAAATTGAAATGGAAATTAAACATATATTAAATGAAAAAAAGATTTCTATTGATAAAGTTCTAGGAATTGGTTTTTCCCTTCCAGGTACAGTTAATGAAGAAGACATGGTACTTGAAATGGCCCCGAATCTAAAAATCAAAAATATAGTCTTTAAAGAGTTTACAGATATCCTAAAGCTTCCAGTATATATTGAAAACGAGGCAAATGCTGCAGCCTTTGCAGAACTTACCTTAGGTATTGCTAAGGAGATGAGAAACTTAGCATATATTTCTATTACAGAGGGAATAGGAACAGGAATAGTTATCCAAGATTACTTATATAAAGGAAAAAATAAAAGAGCTGGGGAATTTGGTCATATGACCATAGTAGCCGATGGCAAACCCTGTAATTGTGGGAAAAAGGGTTGCTGGGAATTATATGCTTCCGATAGGGCTTTGATAGAGGGCTATTGTAGTAGAGCAAATCAAAAAAAAGTTTCATTAAAAGACTTTTTCTATAAATTAAAATGTGAGGATCCTATAGCAAAGGAAGCATGGGAAAGTTATTTGGATTATTTAGCCATAGGAATACAAAACATTATTCTGCTCTTAGATCCCCATTATGTGGTAATCGGAGGGAAAATAGGACAATACCCTGGAATCCTAGAATCCCTAAAGGAAAAGGTATTTATACAAAATACCTTTTACAATGAAAATGATATAAAAATATTAATATCGACCTTAAAAGAAAATGCATCAATCCTAGGGGCTGCCCTTTTGCCCATGCAAAAGTTGTTTTTTATTAAAAGAAAAATAATTTAAACTTTGGAATTGAAAATGTATAGACCGCATTGATATACTAAAACTATAATCAATAGCGGTTTTGTGCTTTTTAAAGGAGGTCACTATGTTTAAAGTTTTATTAGTGGACGATGAACCTTTGGTTCTTGAAGGATTAAAAACTATGATTGATTGGGAAAAATTTGATTTTAGCATATGTTTAGAAGCCACTAACGGTGAAGATGCCTTAGAAATTATAAGGGAGGTAAATCCTCATCTAGTTGTAACAGATATTAATATGCCGATTATTGATGGACTTAGGCTTATAAAGGAAGCAAACGAAATCCCTAACTTAAGAACGAAATTTGTCATTTTAAGCGGATATAGTGATTTTGAATATGCTAAAGCTGCCATGTATTATGGTGTGAACCATTATATTCTAAAACCTATTGATGTAGATGAAATAGAAGAAATTCTAGAAAAGTTAAATAATGAATTTAAATCCTATAGATTGACCCAAGAGGCCAATGAAGAGGCAATAGCATTTATCACTGAAAACACAATCAACCGAATTACCAATGGAGAAGGTAATGAAGGTTTATTTAAAAAAGCCGAGATTTTATTAAATATAAAAAAGGGTATCCATCTTAGATATATTTTATTGGAAATAGACGATTTTAATAAGTGGATGAATGATTTAGATGATAGAGAAATTAAACAAGGAAAAGATAAGATTAAAGGAATGATAAAAGAGATATATATGAAAAACTATGACTTTGGGGAGCTTTTGTATATATATGAAAAAGACATGGAACAATTAGGTATCATCATTTTAGATAAAACAAAAGATGATAGTGATTTAAAGAAATTCCTAAGGGAAATAAGGCAAAAACTTATGGATGTATATGGGATTAGTATTTTGTTCTTCATAAGTAATTTAGGAAAAGGCATAGAAACCTTAAGAAATATTTATAACGAGGCTAATGAAACAAGAAACTATCGTTTTTTTAATAGGACTAAAAGCATTCTATTTTACAAAGATATTAAAAAATCATATGGAGATTATGAGTTTAATAGGGAAGATTTGAATATTATACTAGAGTGCATCTATGACAATAAGAAAGAAGATATCAAAAATGGTGTAAGACATATTTTTAATAAATTTTATAATCAAAAAACAGATATAGGAATAATAGAATCTTATATCACATTCCTAAAGGTTGAAATGTTAAAAAAGATTTATGAGTACAACGGGGATGCAGAGGAATTTACTCAAAACCTTTTAAACATAAAAATAGACATAAAAAAAGATTGTTTTATAGATATCATAGAAATAACAATTAGGCTATGTCTCTATGGGGCAGAATATATTTCACATTCAAGGACTAAAGATTCATCCAATATAATTTATGAAATTAAAAAATATATTCAAGAAAATTACCCAAAAAACTTAAAGCTACGGGAGATATCAGAAAAGTTTTATATGAATCCTATGTATTTAGGACAATTGTTTAAAAAAAGCACGGGCATGTACTTTAATGAGTATCTCCACCATATAAGAATAAAAGAAGCAAAGCGGTTGTTACAAACAACTGATATGAAGATTTCAGATATTGCAAGGACCATCGGATACAAGGATGCAGAGTATTTTTCGAACAAGTTTAAAAGTTATACTCAGGTTGTACCCTCCGCGTATAAAAATCTGAAGTGAGTGATAATTAATGAAAAGACATAAAAAGATATTTGATGTTGTAAATAATATTCCCCTTAATAAGAAGCTTTTTCTAATATACATGGTTTGTGTGTTAATACCTATTATTATCACCAATGGCTTTTTCCTAAATTCCGTAAGAGCCTATGTACAGGAAAGAGAAAACCAAAACCTTAAAATCTCATTAAACAGATCCTCTAATGAGATAGAAGACATTTTAAGAGCAGGTATGGACATTAGCCAAACTATTTCCATGGATCAATCTTTACATGAGCTATTAAATAATAGATATGAAAGCGATACGGAATATTATCTTTCTTTCTATAGATATATGCGAGATAGGGTGGATTTATATATGCTTGTTAATAGGGATATAGAAGATATAAAAGTATACACTTTTAATCCAACTATTATCAGCGGAAGAAATTATTTTTATGTTAGTGAAGAAATAAGAAATGAAGAATGGTATAAAAAAATATATGAAGAAGATCAAGATATGTTTGTATATCCATACAAGTCCTCCTTACCTCAATACCCTAATAGTATTGCTTCTGCTATAAGTATTTTTAAGAAATTGAATATCTATTCCTTTTATTCGGAAGATAGAAACATAATACGACTGGACATCAATATGAATAGTATCCATGACATAATGGAGAGAGAAAGAGAATATATGGATTTAATCTTGGTCGATAATTTGGGTAGAATTATCTGCTCCACCGGAAAATATGAGGAGGACTTGGTAAACTTTAAAAACTTTGATGAAATTACCTTTGGTAAAGATAAACAACTTATGCGTAAAAGTTTTGAAAAGAATCTAGTAAGCGACTGGGAAATCATAGGAGTCATAGACACCACCATTTTAAATAAGGAAATTAACTCTGCCAGGGGGTACATATTTATTTTAATGATTATTACCACCTTGGTATCTAGTTCGCTTCTTATAATTCTTCTTAGATCTTATAACTATAGAGTTATGAATTTATCAAAGCATATGCTAAAAGTAAAGGAAAAACATTTTGATAATATCAAGACCATAGAAATAAATGAAGGAAAGGATGAGATAGGGGATTTAATCAGAAGTTTTAATGTTATGGCTTCGAAAATCAATTCCCTTATTAATGATGTTTATAAATTACAACTTCAAAAAAAGGATACTGACTTAGAGAGGGTTAAGGCAGAACTTAATTTCCTTCAGGGACAGATAAATCCCCATTTTCTCTTTAATACCTTAAATGCTATTATGGTTGTATGTGTAAAAAATAATTATACAAATGTAGTAGAAATTATAAAATATTTATCTAAAATAATTAGAAGACTCTTAAGCTGGAAAGAGGATATGATTACTATAGAAGAAGAGATAAATTTTACGGAGATGTATCTTAAAATAGAAAAATTTAGATTTGGGGAGCAGTTCGGATATGATTTTATCATAGAGGAACATACTATGGACTATAAGGTGCCTAAAATGAGCATCCAAACCATTGTAGAAAATGCCTGTAAACATGGTTTGCAGGCAATAAAGGGAAAAAGAAAAGTAACAGTAACAGTTAAAACAAATCCCGAGTATTTAATCATTGCAGTAAAGGACAATGGGCAAGGCATCGAAAGTTATCGATTAAAAGATATCATTGAAAATATGAAAAACAACAATTCTATTAACAATATAGGTATTTCTAATGTATACAGAAGATTAAAGCTTAGCTATGGTGAAGAAGCCGAACTAAAAATAGATAGTAGTTTAGAAGGGGGAACAAAGGTTTCTCTTATGATTCCTATTCCTAAACTATCCAGGGAAGGAGATAATATGGATGTATAAGGTTTTATTGGTAGATGATGAACCGGCAGCATTGGAAGGTATGGAAATAATGATTCCTTGGAAGGAATGGGGTTTTACGATTTGTGGTAGATGCAGCAACGGGAAAGAAGCAATAAATGAAATTAAAAAAACAGCCCCCCATGTAGTGGTTACGGATATAAAAATGCCTGTTATGGATGGATTAAAACTTATTGAATATATAAGGAAAAATATAAGTGACCCTATAGTAATTATTGTCATCAGCGCCTATAGTGAATTTGAGTATGCAAAAAAAGCCATGGAATACGGGGTTAAATATTATTTATTAAAGCCAATTATAGAAGAAGAAACACTTGGGATTCTAAAAGAAATAAATAAAGAATTAGAAAAAAGACTAGGGATAAAAGATATAGAAAAAGATTTTGATTATCAAATATCTGCAAATATCATTTCAAAACTTACCAAGGGGAAATATGTAGAGGAGGCTCTAAAAAACAAACTTCAACAAGAGTACAAGTCCAAGGCTTGGTATTATATCCATATAGAGACAGGGACAAAGAATATCTCTAAAATAATAGAAATAGCAGACAAGCAGAAAAAAACTAAAAAATATATATTCATCGTAAATATTGCTCCTACAAGTTTAGGTATTGTTATGGGGACAGAAAATAAGGAAGAGGTTTATACCTTTACAAAAAAACTCCTTAAAGATGTTTTAGATAAAGATAAATTTGGGGTATATATTAGTATTGGAAATGAAGTTTTAGATATATTAGAAATAAGGCGAGCCTATACCTTGGCTATGAAGGCTATAGAATTTAAACCTTTTATGAAAAGCTCAGGAATATTAACTTATGAAGAGATTAAAGATAAAATGATAACCTACGAATTTGAAAGAATCTTATATGTTGAAACCCTTTTTGAGGCCCTAAGAAACCTAGACTATGAAAAGGTAGATAGGATTATTAACAAGGTTGAAGAAGAATTCTATAATAAACTCATATCTCCAGAAATTTTCAAGATGTTTGTTATAAATGTCTTATATCAGGGAATGCGGTTAATGAGGGAGGATGAGGAAAATTATAAACTTTTCCTTAGCAAATATGATGTAGAGGGACTTTCAAAAAGTCATTTAACTATAAGGGAAATGAAACAGATTCTTATAGATTATTCTATAAATATTATGAATCATATGGATAACCTAAGAGACAAAAAAGCTAAAGGAGTACTATATGATATAGAAGGGTATATAAAGAGCCATTTTTATGAAAGAATAACCCTTAAAGAAATTGCTAAAAAATTCTACATTAACCCTGTTTATCTTGGGCAAGTTTTTTCGAAGACCTATGGCATGAGTTTTAATGAATACATTCATAAATTAAGAATAGAAGAAGCAAAACAGCTACTAGAAAATACAGATATGAAACTAAATGAGATAGCCCAACATCTAGGATACTCTAATTACAGTAGGTTTATCAATAAATTTGAGTCATACCTAAAAGTTAAACCTTCAGACTACAATGAAAGATAATATAATTTTTATAGGGGGTAAAACTTTAATATTGTAAATGGATTGTTCCTCTAATTATTGTACAATAATAATAGTTACAAAGATAAATTACATTTATTTTTGTAATAAATCATAAACTAAGGGGGAAGACCAATGAAGCTAAGTTTTAAAAAACTAGCTAGCCTAGCTTTAGTAGTTGTTATGAGCACAAGTGTTCTTTTATCTGGTTGTGGGAGTAAAAAGGTAGAACAACCTAAAGACACACAAAAAACTGAAAACAACGGAAAACAAACAGAAGAGAAACTAGAGCCGATAGAACTAGACGTTTATATTAATGCTCCAGGACAACAACCACCTAAAGATAATAAGATATACAAGCTTATTGAGGAAAAATTAGGGGTTAAATTTAACTTTGAATTCTTAGTAGGAGATAGCAAACAAAGATTTGGAGTTATGATTGCCAGTGGAGAATACCCTGATGTAATAAATGGAGGAACAGAATTAATCAATGCAGGGGCATTTATTCCTCTAGATGACCTCATTAAGGACAATGCTCCAAATCTTTACGAACATTACAAGCCATATTGGGAAAAGATTAAGGACCCAGATACCGGACAACTTTATATTATGCCAAACTATGGGGCATACAGTGGTGAATACAAACCAAGTTCACACTATGGACCGGCATTCTGGATTCAAAAAGAAGTATTGGCAGATGCAGGATATCCTGATATTACTACAATAGATACTCTTGATGAATACTTTGATCTTATCGAAAAATATGCTAAAAAATACCCAGAAATCGATGGGAAACCAACAATAGGATTTGAAAT
Proteins encoded in this region:
- a CDS encoding response regulator; the protein is MFKVLLVDDEPLVLEGLKTMIDWEKFDFSICLEATNGEDALEIIREVNPHLVVTDINMPIIDGLRLIKEANEIPNLRTKFVILSGYSDFEYAKAAMYYGVNHYILKPIDVDEIEEILEKLNNEFKSYRLTQEANEEAIAFITENTINRITNGEGNEGLFKKAEILLNIKKGIHLRYILLEIDDFNKWMNDLDDREIKQGKDKIKGMIKEIYMKNYDFGELLYIYEKDMEQLGIIILDKTKDDSDLKKFLREIRQKLMDVYGISILFFISNLGKGIETLRNIYNEANETRNYRFFNRTKSILFYKDIKKSYGDYEFNREDLNIILECIYDNKKEDIKNGVRHIFNKFYNQKTDIGIIESYITFLKVEMLKKIYEYNGDAEEFTQNLLNIKIDIKKDCFIDIIEITIRLCLYGAEYISHSRTKDSSNIIYEIKKYIQENYPKNLKLREISEKFYMNPMYLGQLFKKSTGMYFNEYLHHIRIKEAKRLLQTTDMKISDIARTIGYKDAEYFSNKFKSYTQVVPSAYKNLK
- a CDS encoding response regulator → MYKVLLVDDEPAALEGMEIMIPWKEWGFTICGRCSNGKEAINEIKKTAPHVVVTDIKMPVMDGLKLIEYIRKNISDPIVIIVISAYSEFEYAKKAMEYGVKYYLLKPIIEEETLGILKEINKELEKRLGIKDIEKDFDYQISANIISKLTKGKYVEEALKNKLQQEYKSKAWYYIHIETGTKNISKIIEIADKQKKTKKYIFIVNIAPTSLGIVMGTENKEEVYTFTKKLLKDVLDKDKFGVYISIGNEVLDILEIRRAYTLAMKAIEFKPFMKSSGILTYEEIKDKMITYEFERILYVETLFEALRNLDYEKVDRIINKVEEEFYNKLISPEIFKMFVINVLYQGMRLMREDEENYKLFLSKYDVEGLSKSHLTIREMKQILIDYSINIMNHMDNLRDKKAKGVLYDIEGYIKSHFYERITLKEIAKKFYINPVYLGQVFSKTYGMSFNEYIHKLRIEEAKQLLENTDMKLNEIAQHLGYSNYSRFINKFESYLKVKPSDYNER
- a CDS encoding HIT family protein; protein product: MNFDECLFCKIANGKMSSATIFENGEFRVILDRFPGNRGHILIMPKEHIENIYEMDPDKGGRLFALAIHIAKALKKELNMEGLNIVQNNGKLAGQTIFHFHLHIIPRYKGDTVNIGWKATEPTEKELDNLAEIIYKSL
- a CDS encoding histidine kinase; this encodes MKRHKKIFDVVNNIPLNKKLFLIYMVCVLIPIIITNGFFLNSVRAYVQERENQNLKISLNRSSNEIEDILRAGMDISQTISMDQSLHELLNNRYESDTEYYLSFYRYMRDRVDLYMLVNRDIEDIKVYTFNPTIISGRNYFYVSEEIRNEEWYKKIYEEDQDMFVYPYKSSLPQYPNSIASAISIFKKLNIYSFYSEDRNIIRLDINMNSIHDIMEREREYMDLILVDNLGRIICSTGKYEEDLVNFKNFDEITFGKDKQLMRKSFEKNLVSDWEIIGVIDTTILNKEINSARGYIFILMIITTLVSSSLLIILLRSYNYRVMNLSKHMLKVKEKHFDNIKTIEINEGKDEIGDLIRSFNVMASKINSLINDVYKLQLQKKDTDLERVKAELNFLQGQINPHFLFNTLNAIMVVCVKNNYTNVVEIIKYLSKIIRRLLSWKEDMITIEEEINFTEMYLKIEKFRFGEQFGYDFIIEEHTMDYKVPKMSIQTIVENACKHGLQAIKGKRKVTVTVKTNPEYLIIAVKDNGQGIESYRLKDIIENMKNNNSINNIGISNVYRRLKLSYGEEAELKIDSSLEGGTKVSLMIPIPKLSREGDNMDV
- a CDS encoding ROK family transcriptional regulator, with amino-acid sequence MIKIDIVDQEIIKDSNRKKIVQLLYKKKELTKQDISKELEISIPTVTSNINALIKEGIVEEAGMAESTGGRKPIIIRFLPNSRYAFGVDFSLEIIRIALTNLNSEIIYETSMDIKGFYNIDEAIRKIEMEIKHILNEKKISIDKVLGIGFSLPGTVNEEDMVLEMAPNLKIKNIVFKEFTDILKLPVYIENEANAAAFAELTLGIAKEMRNLAYISITEGIGTGIVIQDYLYKGKNKRAGEFGHMTIVADGKPCNCGKKGCWELYASDRALIEGYCSRANQKKVSLKDFFYKLKCEDPIAKEAWESYLDYLAIGIQNIILLLDPHYVVIGGKIGQYPGILESLKEKVFIQNTFYNENDIKILISTLKENASILGAALLPMQKLFFIKRKII